Sequence from the Leptospira harrisiae genome:
TGCGACCCCTGATGATCAAAAAGCCTTTCAAGAATATATAGAAAAAAATAAAGATTCAGGAAAGGTTTTTCAAAAAGTTGATGAAAACGGGAATCCTATGGTGGACAAAAATGGCGAACCGGTGTATAGTATCATCCTTCGTGCGGGTCCCGATGGAGCACCTCCTGATTTTGGAAGACTAAGTAATCTTATTAACATTGAAAAAGACTATGTTAGAATGAACATGGGGGATTTTTCGTCACGGAGTATTATTAATGCACCAAATGGTAATGACTCAGATTTTATTAGAAGCCTTTTAAAATCAGATTCAAACTATACACAAAATTATCATAGAGGGGTTACTCCAGAGTATGAACCTTTCCCTGATACAGATGAATTCGAGAATAATTCTAATTCATATGTAAATGGGCTGTTGCAATCAGTGGGAGTAATCTCAGGGCAACCTAACGTAACTGTTCCTGGATGGAATAAGCCTGTTGAAAGGAATTTATTTGTGGTTCCAAATAGTCGCCCGATAAGCACAAATAGAAGAGGTGGTGTATGTGGCCAAAACATGAGCTGTAATTC
This genomic interval carries:
- a CDS encoding polymorphic toxin-type HINT domain-containing protein — translated: MGDSELVLSKSDETGEVSYRKVVNTFIRQTDAIYTVSFTDGTVLETTWNHPFRVKKQGHVLEKFSIENTTWVQAKDLHPGDVALGADGKELVITDIIIDERVETVYNFEVEEYHTYFVGEVGVWVHNECELYTNEVKIGGISSGKHHAFIIATPDDQKAFQEYIEKNKDSGKVFQKVDENGNPMVDKNGEPVYSIILRAGPDGAPPDFGRLSNLINIEKDYVRMNMGDFSSRSIINAPNGNDSDFIRSLLKSDSNYTQNYHRGVTPEYEPFPDTDEFENNSNSYVNGLLQSVGVISGQPNVTVPGWNKPVERNLFVVPNSRPISTNRRGGVCGQNMSCNSSPPPTSGCGINMSCRQ